The sequence below is a genomic window from Lentimicrobiaceae bacterium.
ATTCGGGTTTATCCTGCTTTGAGATACGACTTTTTCTCGAAAAATAATTGGCAATGCCGAAAGCAAGGTCAGCGGGAAGAAGACTGTAAGCTTTTTGATTAAACTTCGACTCGAATATTCTTCTCAAAAGTTTGTAGCCATTGTCGCCGGGACCTAATCCATCGCCATGAGCCAAAAAGAACACCTTATCGTATATAGTAACTATTTCTGGCTTTCTGTACAAAGCGATGTTAAATTCTTCTTTCAAGTAGCGAAACAGCCACAAATCGTGATTACCTTTGAATAGATGCAACTTGATTCCAAGTTTGTCAAGCTCAATAAATTTATTGAAAATAGAGATATATCCCTTAGGTACAACATGTTTATACTCGAACCAAAAATCGAAAAGGTCGCCCATGATGTAAATTGCATCGGCATCATTTTTAACATACTCAAGCCAATCTACAAAAAGCTGCTCACGGACAAGACTTTCTTCCCTAGATGGAATACCAAAATGTAAATCGCTTATAAAGTACGTTTTTCTAGTCATTACGGCTACTTTTGAATATATCTGTTTTCAATTTCAACTTTCATTCCTTTAGACCCTATGGCAGTGCCAATGCGCTCTTTGAGTAATGCAGGAGATGGATTTATAGCCAATACCTTTTTCTCATAGTCAAGCAAAAACATTGTCGGTACAATACTTACACCATATTTTTGCAAATATTCCGACTGTACTCCTCTGCTGTCGATTGTCTGTATCCAATAAGCTTTATCTTGCTGTATTGCTTCTTTCCATTTTTGAATATCATTATCTAAAGATACTGAAAATATTTGAACTTCTTTGTTTAGTTCGGCGTGCAAGGTTGTAAGTTGCTTATTTATCATCCGGCTGTTGTTATCGTATATGCTCCAAAAATAAACTATTACCAACTTATCTTCAATGCTGTACAAACTCATTGTTTGGTCTGACATATCCGGCAGTTCTATGTTAGGAACCTTGTCGCCTAATTTCAAAACATTTTCAGCTCTAACATTTCTCGATTTTTCAAAATCTATAAGACGTTGAGAATAACCTTTTACCAACTCATTTTCAGGATAGCACAACATTAAACTGTCGGAAAGAGCTTTCAACAGTTCAAAATCGTTTGCTACGTTGAGCATAGGACGATTCGCAAAACGATTGTTGACAACCAATAAGGAAGACAATGACTTGATATTGTTTTTAACATAATCTCTCGCTTCTTGATTTTGGCTTAAAATCACCTCGTTGAAAGATTTATCGATTAAAGGTTTTAGAGTTTCAAAATCGTCAGTGCCCTTTATTTCGCGGTACGCGTGTGTAAGCGAATCTAAAGCGGCATAATTATTATAAGCAGTTTGGTTAAACAATAAATAATTCTCAGAATCAGGCGAACCGCTTATTTTACAAGTATTGACTACATCCTCAGCATTAGCAGAA
It includes:
- a CDS encoding UDP-2,3-diacylglucosamine diphosphatase is translated as MTRKTYFISDLHFGIPSREESLVREQLFVDWLEYVKNDADAIYIMGDLFDFWFEYKHVVPKGYISIFNKFIELDKLGIKLHLFKGNHDLWLFRYLKEEFNIALYRKPEIVTIYDKVFFLAHGDGLGPGDNGYKLLRRIFESKFNQKAYSLLPADLAFGIANYFSRKSRISKQDKPEYLKTHNLKPEDLQQFKYAKKVLEQNPEIDYFVFGHLHKPRQINLNDKTTLTFVGDWLEHYSYAVFDGENLELKAFNKNNL
- a CDS encoding TlpA disulfide reductase family protein produces the protein MNRLYNKFFLLLISMLLCFVTIISGCNKKDNITEIRGNLSNASNSMVVLMQIIEDNIVKIDSTKTDSEGNFYFNILHDADNIYRLNFGNNQFVMLVLKPNQKVDFSANAEDVVNTCKISGSPDSENYLLFNQTAYNNYAALDSLTHAYREIKGTDDFETLKPLIDKSFNEVILSQNQEARDYVKNNIKSLSSLLVVNNRFANRPMLNVANDFELLKALSDSLMLCYPENELVKGYSQRLIDFEKSRNVRAENVLKLGDKVPNIELPDMSDQTMSLYSIEDKLVIVYFWSIYDNNSRMINKQLTTLHAELNKEVQIFSVSLDNDIQKWKEAIQQDKAYWIQTIDSRGVQSEYLQKYGVSIVPTMFLLDYEKKVLAINPSPALLKERIGTAIGSKGMKVEIENRYIQK